GTTTAATCACTTTTGATATTTATGTGGTAATTTCAACTCCACATAACTCCAGTTATCATGCTCCTCCCCTTCTTAGTTTATACTTCTTCTAGCTCCTGTCCATTGAACAGAGCACGAAAATGGCAACGGGCCCATAGAATTTCCACAGATGTTTACTAGGAAAAGAGGACCCTCTAGCACCTTTCTACGAGTGGCTTTATATTTTTGCGCTGTTCACAGTTGGTGGGATTGAATTGGATTTCATCTCACGAACCAACTTTGAAATTCTATTGCGGTAGGACCCTTTCGTCTATGGCAGTGTAAGTATGTCTCGTCGCTCTCGTTCTATCACAGCGGTCTAACACCCCCACTCTTCGATTGTACCCATGCTTCGTTTCCTGTTGATGGGGCCATAGCAACATGAATTCCAAAGATGGCAATTTCTAGTCTATGTCTTCATTTCCCGGGAAACATTGTTGACTGACTAACTTTCTAGCTCCAAAGTGGTCATCGGTTTTACTGGCAACTCATAGCCTTGCTCTTTTACTTGACTCTCGTGGCCAAGTCTAAACGCTCAGAGCATCAACCCTTCACCCCTCAACCAATCGCCCAACACAAACACGCACAGGGTTTCTAGCATACATGTAGGACGATGTATGACACACACCGTGTCGCTATACTCCATTCCACACTAGCGCAAGTAATACAGCTGATCCGTGTTAGTTTATACATACGTGTCTGGCTCCGAATTCACCCTCCCTACTGTTGTAGCCACAAGGCAAGCATTCTGCTTGCCTAATTTTAGCTAACCGCAAAAGTTCCTAACTTGATTTATTCCGGGTTCTCCTGTCTTCCCTTTCCGGCGGGGCTTTCCTATCGATACTGCCCTTTTATGAGGGTTCTCCAGCTTAGGCTTACCAAGTGGATGTTCGCACGGGGTCAGATCAATGATCATGCCGAGGCCAGATGTAGAGAGCTATGATAGAACGACTATACAGCTTGTCATTGGAGTGGTGTTATCTTTTAGCCGCTCGAGTAATAGCAGTAATTGGCCCAGTGGCGCAGTGGTTAACGCGCCGTGCTTGTACGTATACGAACAGGAACACGGAGACCGGGGGTTCGACTCCCCCCTAGGCccatgtctctttttttttttttttcttttttctttgtgTACTGTGTGGTATGAGCTTTGGTATCAATTTGATCAGTCTAGTTATCAGAGGTGTCATAAACATTTCTTATATCTCTTCCATAATGGGGTAACGAGTGGGGCAACGAGGTCTTTGATACAGACTCAAAGAGTACAGTATGGCTGGTCCCACGTTGCAAGGAAGTAATCCAGCGGCGAGTTAGGCGGTCAACTGTCGTGGCGGTAAGAAGCTGCGAGGTAGTTGCCCTCCTTCTGTCTTCATGGCCACACGTTCATTGACATCGTTCACGAGGCACACGCAACGTTGGGTTTACAGTGAACGAGACAGAATAGGCCATCTCTGCCAAAGGAATTCGGGGATATGAATAAGAGGTACGGCCTGGGAAAAGGCTCGTCACTGTATACTACATGTACACCACAGGCAGACTGGTGGTAATGGAGCGTCACATGCCACAATACTGCAATGTGATGTCCTCACAGACGTAGGCATTCGTTGATCAGTCATGTTCTCATCGGAGCGAACAGCTATAAGAGGGGGAAGCATGCTCGACTTAACCCTAACACACACCACCTTCAAAATCAACCAACTCTTCAAAGGCCTCCATCCCACTCCCACTATCAAGCCCATTACTCCCGCTACCATCCCCGCAACTCCCATTCCAATTTCCACTGGATCTCATCGACCTCTCCTCCCTCAACCCTTCAAAACAACTCCTATCAGGCCACTCACTCAAATCAATCCCCAGCCCAAGCGCAATCTTCCTGACAATCCCATCACAGAGCAGAAACGCCCTCCGCGCCGCCGGATCCACCGAAGCAGTCGTATGAAGCCAAAAAAGCGCCTTCTTCGCCGCCGCAATAGCCGTACCTAACCCCGTCTCCAGCAGCGGGGGGTAGCCCCCCTGCGGGATGGACGGGGCAGTAGCATGCGATAGGAGTGGATTTGCGCCGTCCGGGCTGGTCGACGCATTCTGGCCAGAGCAGTACGATAAACCTAGCAGGAGAGCCGTCGTCGCCTGCATGAGGAAATGGAGAATACTCCACCAGGGTGCGGCGCGGGCCAGCCAGGTCATGTTCGGATCTTCGGGGAGAACGGAGATAAGCGCGCAGGAAGCTTGTAGACAATGGGTAGCCATTTCGGACCGGAGTGTTCCGCGTGCGGTTGGTTCGCCAACGGGTGAGGCGTGGCGCAGGGACTGGTGGATGTGGCTGAGACAGGGTCTGCAGAGAGTGATGCGGGCGGAGTAGTAGTTCATTGCTAGACAGACACGTTCACGGACGAAGGGGGCGGCGAGGTCGTCTCGTGGAAGATGGTGTAGATGCCAGGAGGTAGCGTTTGGTAGGGTGAATTGGTAGCAAAGGGGaagtttggagagccagcGGTCCATTTGGAGGCTGAATTTTTGGACGTGGTATTCTACTTGGCTGGAGCCTTTGCGGAGGCCTTCGATGCTGTAAACTTTGTTCATGAGGGCGTGGGTTATGAGAGTTAGGTCGAAGAGGAAGTAGAAGAAGAGGGATGGACAAGGTGGGCAGATGGTTACCCATGCGGGGGAGTGGTGTTGGCGGGGGGCTTCGAAGATGGTTGGGCGGAGTTGGGCTTCACGGAGAACGGGATCTTGGAGCAGGCGCTTAGCGTCGGGTTGGTCAAAGGTTTCTTCGTCGTAGGGGAGGGGTGCGGGCACGGAGCAGAGACCTTCGCCGACGCAAGAGGCGCGGCCGGTCATGGAGGTGATAAGGTGCTCGAGGGAGTAGATAGACCACCAGAGACGACCGCGGGTTTCTTTGGCAGCGTCTTTGGTGCGGTCATCTGTGAGACGGAGGTTGATGCCAAGGGATAGGGCTGAGCGGAGAGCCATATTGGAGAATTTAGATGCTCTGCGTGGATGGAGAAATCAGGATGATGCTCGGGGAATGGAGACAGGGGACCTACCGATTAACCTGTCCTATACAAAGCAGGTAAACTGCCACGAGAAGTTCGAGTTGAATCTGCTGGAGATCGGTGTGCTCGAATAGCACATTACCATGTAGACCAAGATGGCGCGCCCGGGTCAGGTAGAGCAGGTCTTCCTCGCGGGTGCTTTGAGGGTTATCTATGAGTCGACAGTACCGACAACCAATAGCAAAAATCATGTTCAGAATGGCCAGCCATTTCCGGGGTGGCGTCGATGCATTATTGAAACATGTCTGATACTGGGAGATGAAGGTCATCTTTCGAATTGCGCTGAATGTCGGATGAACGTTGGTCAGGTAAGCATCGAAGTATCGGTCTGCTAATTTCCGTGGGGGCACAGCCAATGGGTCGCAGGGTTCAATCAACGGAATTTCCAGGCTATCAAGATGATAATCCATCATCGAAGTCGGAATTTGCTTTTCCAATGCCTGTTGCTGCTTTTGCATAGCCGCCGAATCACGATGACTCTCAGTATGGAAAGCAGTTGGCCAGTTTTCCTGTGGACTCTTCATCCCCACGCCGCTCTCCAGCTTGCGTATCCAATTGACCTCCGAATTTTTCCCAAAGAAGCCCGCAGCTCGGGTCTCCTCGTTCCGATTGAGGTCTTCGTCAACCTGGTCGATAGCGTCTAGTGAGCCCATCGATGTAGAGGAATTATCGGAGTCGACATGATTTCTAGCGTTTCTAGCGGTTTTCCCATTTTTGGACTTCATTTGCCAAATGACAGTCAGAGTCTGAACTCGGGACTCAAATCATAAGATCCGAGTCTCGAGTGAGACCCGAACTTCATCTGACATTGACTGGACTTACCTTGAGCGCTCGTTTGATCCTTCGAGCGGTCGGAGGATCCACCTCGGCTTCGAGCTCTCGAAGAAGAGCTTCGTATTTATCCACTCGCTTGACTAGGGAGCCCAGTCGCTTCTGGTCGCGCACTCGTTTGACGTCCTCGTAGGAGCAAGAGTGATGGTGGTATGCACATTGTCCGCACAACGGCCGGACACCATCACATTTGATTTTTCGCTGGCGACATGGCTCACAGGCCCGGGCTGACCGTCGGCGCCCGTGCAAAGTGTCGGGGTTTGCTAGGCGAGGTATTGCTACCTTGGGCGCAGTACTCCCTGTGGATGTTGACGGAGCGGACACATACGGTGAGAAAGCTTGGGCGGGAGGCAGGATTGGCGAGAACGGGATAGGCGTGGCAAACTGCTGTTGAGGTACAGAGGCAGCATTGAATGGCGTCCAGTCGTAGTCATCGACAGTCGTGTCATCTTGGTTTTCTGAATTATCCATCTTGCGTTCGAAATCATCGACATGGAAGAAATTATAGAGGATGATGGAGGGGAAGTTACCAAAAGGTTGGACAAGCCCATcgccaaaaaagaaaaagaaaaacaaggaTTGGAGATCTCTTTTTCAGTGGGTTGGTTTTGACACTTTTAGAAATATTGCCGTGGACATTGCATTGCCATCGCCACTTGGTGGGTCGACGAACTGACGATTTGACGTCAGAGCACATCTCCCCTCCCAACTGTAAAACACATCAACTTCCAGAGATGATCCCCAAAGTTGTTGTCAATGGCCAGGAACTGTCTCATTCGGCTGAAGTCTCCATCTGTCACCTTCAGTATCCTGGATACATCTGAACGATCTATATCTGTGGAGCTGATCCATACAACCTTGTCGCCACTTCATCCCGGCGAATTGGACTTGTTAAAATATGACGGAGATTGGAAAGAGATGACGACAATGACCATGGCAGTATACATTGTATTATCTCCATCCTTTCCCCTCATCTTCCAACAGGCCGATACCTCTCCACCAAAACATCATCCTTCCCCAGACTAAGACTCTCATACCGATCTAACATATCCGAAAGTCCAAGTCCCGGATAGTCCTGCAACcccttccccttccccttccccttcttctctccaatcCCATGATACTTATCCTTCTGATTCAGCTTCTCAAGACCATCGGCATACTCATCAAACCGACTACACCCCCTCTCCTTCGAAGCCTCATCAAACAAATCCTTCAACTCATCAGGCACAGAACTCGCCTCTCGAATCCGATACCCCTGTGCTTTCGCCCGAACCGACTGCCGGAAAATATGAAACAGGTTCCTCCCCAGCGCAGACCGACTCGCGATGACAGAGAATGCACTTGCAAGAGAGAGGAAATCCTCATCTAGCACGTCGAACGAGTCTTGTTCAAGCATTGTAAATAGCGCAAGGTTGATCGCATACATCGCAAACTGGTGCGCACGACTAACCCCGAACTCGCGTCGGTGAAGACGCGTTAAGGCTGCGATGTCGCGCGCAGCGCTCTGCGTTACTTCCCGCGCGTTAGATTTCGTCTCGGGAGTGTGACGCGGTGGGCTTTCAGGTGTTTGGGGCTCGAAAGGAATGAGGGGGACTTTGTCGTTGGGGATGCAACTGAACAGGTTTATGATGAGGGCGTTGTAGCGCATTCTGTTTCAAGATGAGCATCGTGTTTTTGCTTTCGCATGGAGACGCTAAGAAAGACGGGATTCTGGTACGCTTTCTACTCACTTGAGTAAGATGATATGCGGAGCTGGTCTATACCGGACATCAAAGTCCTCCGGAAGAAGCTCGTGCCAGCGACAAATACGGTCATACAGATCCTCGCGGCTTTGGTGGTGGATAGGACCGAGGGCAATGTTGCTCCTGTGGTCTGCGAACATGCTGCGTGAGATATCGCGCGCAATCGTCGACAGGTTGCATGCTTCATCAAAGTACTGACTGAAGAATGACGGGCGCGGGTCGCGGTGGGTTGGATATGGTTGCCAGAGGGATTGGTCTTCGGACTGGTTGATGTCAATCCGGGCCATGTTGACGTGATCGATGAGACTTGGCCGGAGGAAGGATGTGTGTACCACTCTGTGGGGGTATCAATGTCAATGTCGGTTCGAAGGGGGAGTGTTAGCCGAATTCACTTACGTGTCAACGTTGAACAGACCCCAGGCTGTACGCTTGCATGAGATGTCCATGTCCTGGGATAATTTCCCAGACGCCATTTGGGGTCCTGTGCTGCCGACCAGACCCAGTGCCTCGCCCATTCGGATAGCCTGGTGCAGCATGATATAGCCCAGATCGTCTTCACGGGACAGTGCATATCTTTCTGTGTTAGAACAGCCTCAAGCTGGGAGATAAGCTTTCAATACAAACCGTTCATACATCAACAACGTCCCCTGTAAACCTGCCAAACTGGGCTGCGAATTCTCCTCGCCCCTCAacttctcggcctcggcaAGGAAATCGCACCCTTTCGAAGAGATGTCACCAGGAACAACATACGCCTCGGAGAACTCAGAGAAGTACTAAACAAACCAGTCAGCCATTGAACCAAGACGAGCACAACTCCGACCAGCAAACCAAAAGATCAGAAACAGAAGGAGAGAAAACTTACACAGGCATTACTGAGCACCGCATTAACCAAAAACGGGCTACAAAACTCCGACCCAAGCACGCCCCTCCTCATGTGCCTAACAAAAACCTCTTTGTCCAAAACCGCCGTAAACGGCCAATCCCACGCAAAGTACAACGAAATAAGATGCGATACGAGATCCGCATCAGCCGTAACCCTCGTCCACGGCGCCGCAGGGACCTCACAAGGCGCGGAGTCACACAGATAATGTATATCCATCACTTTTCTTCTGAACGTCGGACCCGTACCCTCGACATTGACGAGCCGACGCATATCTTCAAGCTTAGCAACGGTTTCCTGTTTGTGCGCTGCAGAGGTTGATGTTGACGATGTGAGGGATGCAAGTGCTTCGTTTATGTACGCGCGGATTTCATCGGCGGGGGCATTCTGTCGGATGATCGTTAGGAGGTGCAGTGCGTCTGACTCGTTTGCTTCACGGACAAGCTTGAAGAGGTCTGAGAGGAGGTCGCGGTGGTAGGAGAGTTCATCTGCCGTTCTTTTTGCGGCGACGCGGCGGCGTTGATCGAGGGATTCGTCGAAGATGCAGACTCTTTTGAAGGTCTGGCAGTTTGCACAGGGGGATGTGCCAGAGCACTTGattagttagttagttaggATGGTGCTATCATATGGGTGTAGATGAGATGTCGATCTGATGTAGAGGTAGGTGTCGGATGGTATATTGATCTCACCTTCCTCTTCGATTTCTTACAAGCCAGACAAGCTGTCGAAACCCTCTTCTTCCACGTCCCAGAACTCTTCCCTTCCTCGGCGGGTGGACTACTGTTGTCGTCATGTTCATGATAGTCCGGGTCCGGGTCCGGGTCATTCCCCGTAGATGAGGGACCTGGTACAAGACGGCGTTGATGCCCCCTCATCTTCCGACATGAGCAGGTGGAATATGGACTGCTTCTGCGTTTCCGGTTTCTTTCAAAGGCAAAAATGTTAAAGGCAATATATGGACAAGACTGGACCGAATATGTGAAGAACTGTATGTGAAAAAAGAGGGATATGTAACAAAGCGAGAGGTACAGTCAAATATGTACTGTTAGCAATATACAAGAACCCCCAAATTTAAACTGTACAAGATCAGGGAGGCATATTGTTGCAAGGAATATCCTGCTTTGAATATTGGTAGGGCGACATACTTGAGATGCCCGGGGTCTGGGGTTTAGTAGGGGCAGGGGTGGTTTTGCCGCGAATGACGTTGCGAAGATATCATGGGGAACTTATTCCCCGCCTATGATCTTGGGGGGATATTTTGCCTGAAGGCAATGGCGCATTCGGTGTTCTTTACATCTCTTTTGACCTGAATTTCGTGAGATCGAAGCTTGATGAGGCAATTTGGCGCCTTTGCGGTTGGACAGTAAGAAGGGAAAGCAGAGCAACGAACCGGGACATGGCCATCAATCGACACTCCATTAACTACACAATGCGAATCTATACTGTATTGAACGAATTGAAATGGTAATGCATTGAGAATGGTCTGGGCAACAGTCACAGTACTTGGGAATCAAAGTCAGGTCTAGACTAAAAACCcaacaagaaagaaagaaaaaagacgCTGGATTATTGTAATGTAATACAAGtacttcttttgcatactCCATGGGATCCATAGCCTCGGGTGTACCAATTAAAACGAGAAAAAACCAACCACTGCAACGGATCGGGTAATTAACAAGACAGAAGAATCACATGAAGACATCTAGTGCTCGAGGATTCTCAGGCTGCCCTGAACAACACAGTTCTCAAGCACGGATCCAGGGGGAATGTCAATGGTGCTGCCCTCGGAGGCAACAATGATAACAGTGCCCTTAAGTGTGACGTTGCGGCCGAGATTAACAGGTCCAGTGATAGTAAGGTGGTCCAGCTCGACAATGCGAGGAATGCTGGTAATGCGCTTCTGGAAGTCGGAGACCTTCTTGAAGTCGGAACCGAGCTTGATAACGGGGACACCTCCGAAGCGGTTGGGGTCCATGACCAGCTGGCCGTGCTCGAGACGGTACAGGTCAGACTTGACGACCATGAGGTCGGAGCAGGTCTTGACGGGCAAGAAGCGACGACGGGGCACGTTAACACCGTGGGCGTTCTTGAAGTGACGGATGGCGGCACCGACAGCGGTCTCAAGCTGGTAGATAGCCTGATCGGCCTCACCCTTCTTGTCAGCGGGGATGGACTTCTCGTTAGGGATgatctccatctc
Above is a genomic segment from Penicillium digitatum chromosome 3, complete sequence containing:
- a CDS encoding C6 transcription factor, putative, with the translated sequence MRGHQRRLVPGPSSTGNDPDPDPDYHEHDDNSSPPAEEGKSSGTWKKRVSTACLACKKSKRKCSGTSPCANCQTFKRVCIFDESLDQRRRVAAKRTADELSYHRDLLSDLFKLVREANESDALHLLTIIRQNAPADEIRAYINEALASLTSSTSTSAAHKQETVAKLEDMRRLVNVEGTGPTFRRKVMDIHYLCDSAPCEVPAAPWTRVTADADLVSHLISLYFAWDWPFTAVLDKEVFVRHMRRGVLGSEFCSPFLVNAVLSNACYFSEFSEAYVVPGDISSKGCDFLAEAEKLRGEENSQPSLAGLQGTLLMYERYALSREDDLGYIMLHQAIRMGEALGLVGSTGPQMASGKLSQDMDISCKRTAWGLFNVDTVVHTSFLRPSLIDHVNMARIDINQSEDQSLWQPYPTHRDPRPSFFSQYFDEACNLSTIARDISRSMFADHRSNIALGPIHHQSREDLYDRICRWHELLPEDFDVRYRPAPHIILLKMRYNALIINLFSCIPNDKVPLIPFEPQTPESPPRHTPETKSNAREVTQSAARDIAALTRLHRREFGVSRAHQFAMYAINLALFTMLEQDSFDVLDEDFLSLASAFSVIASRSALGRNLFHIFRQSVRAKAQGYRIREASSVPDELKDLFDEASKERGCSRFDEYADGLEKLNQKDKYHGIGEKKGKGKGKGLQDYPGLGLSDMLDRYESLSLGKDDVLVERDLQSLFFFFFFGDGLVQPFENQDDTTVDDYDWTPFNAASVPQQQFATPIPFSPILPPAQAFSPYVSAPSTSTGSTAPKVAIPRLANPDTLHGRRRSARACEPCRQRKIKCDGVRPLCGQCAYHHHSCSYEDVKRVRDQKRLGSLVKRVDKYEALLRELEAEVDPPTARRIKRALKTLTVIWQMKSKNGKTARNARNHVDSDNSSTSMGSLDAIDQVDEDLNRNEETRAAGFFGKNSEVNWIRKLESGVGMKSPQENWPTAFHTESHRDSAAMQKQQQALEKQIPTSMMDYHLDSLEIPLIEPCDPLAVPPRKLADRYFDAYLTNVHPTFSAIRKMTFISQYQTCFNNASTPPRKWLAILNMIFAIGCRYCRLIDNPQSTREEDLLYLTRARHLGLHGNVLFEHTDLQQIQLELLVAVYLLCIGQVNRASKFSNMALRSALSLGINLRLTDDRTKDAAKETRGRLWWSIYSLEHLITSMTGRASCVGEGLCSVPAPLPYDEETFDQPDAKRLLQDPVLREAQLRPTIFEAPRQHHSPAWVTICPPCPSLFFYFLFDLTLITHALMNKVYSIEGLRKGSSQVEYHVQKFSLQMDRWLSKLPLCYQFTLPNATSWHLHHLPRDDLAAPFVRERVCLAMNYYSARITLCRPCLSHIHQSLRHASPVGEPTARGTLRSEMATHCLQASCALISVLPEDPNMTWLARAAPWWSILHFLMQATTALLLGLSYCSGQNASTSPDGANPLLSHATAPSIPQGGYPPLLETGLGTAIAAAKKALFWLHTTASVDPAARRAFLLCDGIVRKIALGLGIDLSEWPDRSCFEGLREERSMRSSGNWNGSCGDGSGSNGLDSGSGMEAFEELVDFEGGVC